A single region of the Methylocystis echinoides genome encodes:
- a CDS encoding glycosyltransferase: MQEISGASGQPLSGKTVAVVHAAWHSCGSYQVNVSQIAAYRALGARVLSIAMMDDIVGGPINAGRWEAYVAATGGIGADRRFYSGAPLSALAGRLLVDGWWRLIHGDQASWLIELARRAPLPDGIESEAIDLIHTNHYFTLPFVETLKRGRRIPVLLETQDIQARQYVLRNKGGFFIPPYATYDDMLAIELDWMRRADINVHLNEEEHRDFQQLLPEARHDLIYPAVPETPRAGGREIIIVASDNYANYLSLRWFLTEVVPLAAGARVGIYGNIDSGVKNRDPELYEAHRALFRGRVEDIGAVYANAGCVLLPTVEGHGLSIKAVEALSCGAPLVATPLAFRGMRVDPTALDNLALAQDAAQFAAFWRAAQDRADRGETPPAESATRRLYEEAFSPQAYARTLARALETLPA; encoded by the coding sequence TTGCAGGAGATTTCCGGGGCTTCCGGCCAGCCGCTCTCGGGAAAAACCGTCGCCGTCGTCCACGCCGCCTGGCACAGTTGCGGCAGCTATCAGGTCAATGTGAGCCAGATCGCCGCCTATCGGGCGCTAGGCGCGAGGGTGCTCTCGATCGCCATGATGGACGACATCGTCGGCGGTCCGATCAACGCCGGGCGGTGGGAAGCCTATGTCGCGGCGACCGGGGGCATTGGCGCGGATCGCCGCTTTTATTCCGGCGCGCCCCTCTCCGCGCTGGCCGGGAGACTCCTCGTCGACGGCTGGTGGCGGCTGATCCACGGCGATCAGGCGAGCTGGCTGATCGAACTGGCCAGACGCGCGCCCCTGCCTGACGGGATCGAGTCGGAGGCGATCGATCTCATCCACACCAATCACTATTTCACGCTTCCCTTCGTGGAGACGCTGAAGCGCGGGCGCCGCATCCCGGTGCTGCTGGAGACGCAGGACATTCAGGCGCGGCAATATGTGTTGCGCAACAAGGGCGGCTTCTTCATTCCGCCCTATGCGACCTATGACGACATGCTGGCGATCGAACTCGACTGGATGCGCCGCGCGGACATCAACGTGCATCTCAACGAGGAGGAGCACCGCGATTTTCAGCAGCTTCTGCCCGAGGCGCGCCACGACCTCATCTATCCGGCCGTGCCGGAGACGCCGCGCGCCGGCGGGCGCGAGATCATCATCGTCGCCAGCGACAATTACGCCAATTATCTGAGCCTGCGCTGGTTTCTCACCGAGGTCGTCCCGCTGGCGGCGGGCGCGCGGGTGGGGATTTACGGCAATATCGACAGCGGCGTGAAGAACCGCGATCCCGAGCTTTACGAGGCGCATCGCGCGCTGTTCAGGGGGCGCGTCGAGGATATTGGCGCGGTTTACGCCAACGCCGGCTGCGTGCTGTTGCCGACGGTCGAGGGGCATGGCCTGTCGATCAAGGCGGTGGAGGCGCTCTCCTGCGGGGCGCCGCTGGTGGCGACGCCGCTGGCCTTTCGGGGGATGCGGGTCGACCCGACGGCGCTCGACAATTTGGCGCTGGCGCAGGACGCAGCCCAGTTCGCCGCCTTCTGGCGCGCGGCGCAGGACCGGGCCGACCGCGGCGAGACGCCCCCGGCCGAAAGCGCGACGCGCCGGCTTTATGAGGAGGCCTTCAGCCCCCAGGCCTATGCGCGCACCCTTGCCCGGGCGCTGGAAACGCTTCCCGCATGA
- a CDS encoding glycosyltransferase: MNGPSSLAGRRVALLFPAWHSCGTYRVVLGQIEAYRALGAQVTPVAVSIDPGFVPERGWIWKSFRAATPELDAGPRHFGGAPLHALFEPAFFTRIVLPYLHGDQAAIRLGLAERARLSPGVDARDYDLVHCNHFFLMPVARRLARGRAPILLDSHDLQARQFDLINRRMPWLPPRVTYEDMLAQELQAMRGADLLLHLNAQEAEEFQRLLPEKRHALLYPPAPPAPTGPGGPDIVIVSSNNTGNVESLIWFLREVAPKAPGVTVKIAGNVDAGVRSRASAEYAAYSAWFLGRVDDPGAVYAGARLVLLPTISGTGLSIKTVEALSSGLPIIATPQALRGMDSEAFALSNVTVAETADAFAAALRRAVASGDSRATANSPSRLYYERRFSLAAYRAAIQTLAAPLCVQA, from the coding sequence ATGAACGGGCCGTCGTCGCTTGCCGGGCGGCGCGTCGCCCTGCTGTTCCCGGCCTGGCATTCCTGCGGCACCTATCGTGTGGTGCTCGGACAGATCGAGGCCTATCGGGCGCTCGGCGCGCAGGTAACGCCCGTCGCGGTGAGCATCGACCCCGGCTTCGTTCCCGAGCGCGGCTGGATCTGGAAGTCCTTCCGCGCCGCGACGCCCGAGCTCGACGCCGGTCCCCGCCACTTCGGCGGCGCGCCGCTGCACGCATTGTTCGAGCCGGCCTTTTTCACGCGGATCGTCCTGCCCTATCTGCATGGCGATCAGGCGGCGATTCGACTGGGTCTCGCCGAACGGGCGCGGCTCTCGCCCGGAGTCGACGCGCGCGACTACGACCTCGTCCATTGCAACCACTTCTTCCTGATGCCCGTGGCGCGGCGCCTCGCGCGCGGGCGGGCGCCGATCCTGCTCGACTCCCATGACCTTCAGGCGCGCCAGTTCGATCTGATCAACAGGCGCATGCCCTGGCTGCCGCCGCGCGTAACTTATGAAGACATGCTGGCGCAGGAGCTCCAGGCCATGCGCGGGGCCGATCTCCTGTTGCATCTCAATGCGCAGGAGGCCGAGGAATTCCAGCGCCTGCTGCCTGAAAAGCGCCATGCGCTGCTCTACCCGCCCGCCCCGCCGGCGCCGACGGGGCCGGGCGGCCCGGACATCGTCATCGTCTCCAGCAACAACACGGGCAATGTCGAGAGCCTCATCTGGTTCCTGCGCGAGGTCGCCCCGAAAGCGCCGGGCGTGACGGTGAAGATCGCCGGCAATGTCGACGCGGGCGTGAGGTCGCGGGCGAGCGCGGAATACGCCGCCTACAGCGCGTGGTTTCTCGGCCGTGTCGACGACCCCGGCGCCGTCTACGCGGGCGCCCGACTCGTGCTGCTGCCGACCATCAGCGGCACCGGCCTGTCGATCAAGACCGTGGAGGCGCTGTCGAGCGGCCTGCCGATCATCGCGACCCCGCAGGCGCTTCGCGGCATGGATTCGGAAGCCTTCGCGCTGTCGAATGTCACGGTCGCCGAAACGGCGGACGCATTCGCGGCCGCCCTGCGCCGGGCCGTCGCTTCGGGAGATTCGCGCGCGACGGCGAATAGCCCAAGTCGCCTCTATTACGAGAGGCGCTTTTCGCTCGCGGCCTATCGCGCGGCTATCCAGACGCTCGCGGCGCCGCTGTGCGTTCAAGCTTAA
- a CDS encoding outer membrane protein → MTFKATVFGATASLLAFGTALAADLPSYKAPPPPPPPPAVYDWSGYHFGVSGGYAGGSASYLSSIYGINPVTYNSLGSSYGTSGFIVGVQSGVNWQFANNVVVGYESDYNYMGVNSNDSGNWGGMALNSNLRWFGAERLRLGYAFGRFLPYITGGLAYGQLHTNGVYNAGGILFPTSSSNWQAGWTVGAGVEYGLFNNISVKAEYLYTSLQGNYGSSVGYNAATLNPVAFRTYIGNGYDTHIARVGVNYSFKSLGALIGMPQLGL, encoded by the coding sequence ATGACTTTCAAGGCTACGGTGTTCGGCGCGACGGCGTCGCTTCTGGCGTTCGGAACCGCTCTCGCCGCTGATCTGCCGAGCTACAAGGCTCCGCCGCCGCCGCCGCCCCCGCCGGCCGTGTACGACTGGTCGGGCTATCACTTCGGCGTCAGCGGTGGTTATGCGGGCGGCTCCGCGAGCTATCTCTCCAGCATTTATGGCATCAACCCGGTGACCTATAACAGCCTGGGGTCGTCCTATGGCACGAGCGGCTTCATCGTCGGCGTGCAGAGCGGCGTCAACTGGCAGTTCGCGAACAATGTCGTCGTCGGCTATGAGTCCGACTACAACTACATGGGCGTGAACTCCAACGACAGCGGCAACTGGGGCGGCATGGCCCTCAACAGCAATCTCCGCTGGTTCGGCGCCGAGCGTCTGCGCCTGGGCTACGCCTTCGGCCGCTTCCTTCCCTACATCACCGGCGGTCTGGCCTATGGTCAGCTCCACACCAACGGCGTCTACAACGCCGGCGGCATCCTGTTCCCGACCTCCAGCTCGAACTGGCAGGCCGGCTGGACCGTGGGCGCGGGCGTCGAATATGGCCTGTTCAACAACATTTCGGTCAAGGCGGAGTATCTCTACACGAGCCTCCAGGGCAACTACGGCTCGAGCGTCGGCTACAACGCCGCGACGCTCAACCCCGTCGCCTTCCGCACCTATATCGGCAATGGCTATGACACGCATATCGCGCGCGTCGGCGTGAATTATTCGTTCAAGAGCCTCGGCGCCCTCATCGGCATGCCGCAGCTTGGTCTGTAA
- the hrcA gene encoding heat-inducible transcriptional repressor HrcA, which yields MMRSAPLVPPAANLSLLTERSREIFRQLVDSYLATGEPVGSRQLSRLLPMTLSPASVRNVMQDLEELGLVYSPHTSAGRLPTELGLRFFVDSMLQIGDLEDAERVRIAAGVEAASHAHDFEGVLAEATSLLSGLTRVAGVVAATKENVRLKQVDFVRLEPERALAILVADDGTVENRVIPVSRDLPPSALIEAANYLNARITGRTLAEARETIETSRQAAQVELDQLTARLVETGFASWAGAPSDRQLIVRGQAHLLEDLTAAADLERVRLLFADLETKTGVIDLLERAEQGDGVRIFIGSENKLFSLSGSSLIAAPLRDSERRIIGALGVIGPTRLNYARIVPMVDYTAKVVARVLGGA from the coding sequence ATGATGCGATCCGCCCCGCTCGTTCCGCCTGCCGCCAATCTCTCGCTGCTGACCGAACGCTCACGAGAGATATTTCGCCAGTTGGTCGACAGCTATCTGGCCACGGGCGAGCCCGTTGGCTCACGGCAATTGTCGCGCCTGCTGCCCATGACATTGTCGCCCGCCTCGGTGCGCAACGTCATGCAGGACCTGGAGGAGCTCGGACTCGTCTATTCGCCGCACACCAGCGCCGGCCGGTTGCCGACCGAGCTCGGCCTGCGCTTCTTCGTCGACTCCATGCTCCAGATCGGCGACCTCGAAGACGCCGAGCGGGTGCGCATCGCCGCAGGCGTCGAAGCAGCGTCACATGCGCATGATTTCGAGGGCGTGCTGGCGGAAGCGACCAGTCTGCTCTCCGGGCTGACCCGCGTCGCCGGCGTGGTGGCGGCGACGAAGGAAAACGTGCGCCTGAAGCAGGTCGACTTCGTGCGTCTGGAGCCGGAGCGGGCGCTGGCGATCCTCGTCGCGGATGACGGGACCGTCGAGAACCGCGTCATTCCGGTGTCGCGCGACCTGCCGCCGTCGGCGCTGATCGAAGCCGCCAATTATCTCAACGCCCGCATCACCGGCCGCACGCTGGCGGAGGCGCGGGAGACGATCGAGACGTCGCGGCAGGCTGCGCAGGTCGAGCTCGATCAGCTGACCGCACGGCTCGTCGAGACCGGCTTTGCAAGCTGGGCCGGCGCGCCGAGCGACCGCCAGCTCATCGTGCGCGGGCAGGCGCATCTGCTCGAAGATCTGACAGCCGCGGCCGATCTCGAGCGCGTGCGGCTGCTCTTCGCCGATCTGGAAACCAAGACGGGCGTGATCGATCTGCTCGAGCGCGCGGAGCAGGGCGACGGCGTGCGGATCTTCATCGGATCGGAGAACAAGCTGTTCTCCCTGTCCGGCTCTTCCTTGATCGCGGCGCCGCTGCGCGACAGTGAACGCCGCATCATCGGCGCCCTCGGGGTCATCGGGCCGACGCGGCTCAATTATGCGCGCATTGTGCCGATGGTGGATTACACGGCGAAAGTGGTGGCGCGCGTCCTCGGCGGCGCGTGA
- a CDS encoding ABC transporter permease, with the protein MDSLDLDQVVDEIIPREQNSKAHRPAEPALRPTLNGHGADDAMAALALVSEAADAIRKLEEQSAQAVARAHSAANAVMEKLERTVERAERAENALRQAEVEINDLTANAMQAHEDLEMLRSVLASRENDLASMEQRAAAAEKRADEANAAIQRIVGAIRTQLPVSGDVAERDER; encoded by the coding sequence ATGGACTCGCTCGATCTCGATCAGGTTGTGGATGAGATCATTCCCAGGGAACAGAATTCCAAGGCGCATCGACCTGCCGAGCCGGCCCTTCGTCCGACGTTGAACGGACATGGAGCCGATGACGCGATGGCTGCGCTTGCGCTCGTTTCCGAAGCGGCGGACGCCATTCGCAAGCTTGAAGAGCAATCCGCCCAGGCGGTCGCGCGTGCGCACAGCGCCGCCAACGCCGTCATGGAGAAGCTCGAACGCACGGTTGAACGCGCCGAACGCGCCGAAAACGCCCTGCGCCAGGCGGAGGTCGAGATCAACGATCTCACCGCGAACGCCATGCAGGCCCATGAGGATCTCGAAATGCTGCGGTCGGTCCTCGCGTCGCGGGAGAACGATCTGGCGTCGATGGAGCAGCGCGCCGCCGCCGCCGAAAAGCGCGCCGATGAGGCCAACGCCGCGATCCAGCGCATCGTCGGCGCGATCCGCACGCAGCTTCCGGTTTCCGGCGACGTCGCCGAGCGCGACGAGCGCTAG
- a CDS encoding cystathionine gamma-synthase family protein, protein MPIRYHKSKIGDRDLAPETLMLSYGYDPALSEGSVKPPVFLTSTFVFKTAEQGRDFFDYMAGRQPLPQDGPPGLVYSRFNHPNLEIVEDRLAIHESAEGGLVFSSGMAAIATTMLTYVRPGETVLHSRPLYGGTEVLIDRTLAPLGVKGVGFTNGLDAENIRAAAARAGADGRIAMIFIETPSNPMNSLVDIALVRRIAEEIGARQGERPIVCCDNTLLGPVFQSPLAHGADLSLYSLTKYVGGHSDLIAGAVIGSAVALKPIRAMRSAIGTQLDPHSCWMLTRSLETLSLRMARAASNAEIVARFLAGHPQIASVHYPPLLADDHPARQLMARQSTSAGSTFSFEVKGGQAEAFAFLNRLQIFKLAVSLGGTESLVCHPATTVHSGLSEAARREIGITPALIRLSIGIEHPDDLLADLQQAFG, encoded by the coding sequence ATGCCCATTCGCTACCACAAATCGAAAATCGGCGACCGCGACCTCGCGCCGGAAACGCTGATGCTGAGCTATGGCTACGACCCGGCGCTGTCAGAAGGCTCGGTCAAGCCGCCTGTTTTTCTCACCTCCACCTTCGTCTTCAAGACCGCCGAACAGGGGCGCGACTTTTTCGATTATATGGCGGGGCGGCAGCCGCTTCCGCAGGATGGCCCGCCGGGACTCGTCTATTCGCGCTTCAATCATCCAAATCTGGAAATCGTCGAGGATCGCCTGGCGATTCACGAGAGCGCCGAAGGCGGCCTTGTGTTCTCCTCGGGCATGGCGGCGATCGCCACGACCATGTTGACCTATGTGCGGCCCGGCGAGACCGTCCTGCACAGCCGGCCGCTCTATGGCGGCACAGAGGTTCTCATCGACCGCACGCTCGCGCCGCTCGGCGTGAAAGGCGTCGGTTTCACCAATGGTCTCGACGCCGAGAACATTCGCGCCGCGGCCGCGCGCGCGGGCGCTGATGGACGCATTGCGATGATCTTCATCGAGACGCCGTCGAACCCGATGAACAGCCTCGTCGACATCGCGCTTGTGCGACGGATCGCCGAGGAGATCGGCGCGCGTCAGGGAGAGCGTCCGATTGTCTGTTGTGACAATACGCTTCTCGGCCCGGTGTTCCAATCTCCTCTCGCCCATGGCGCCGATCTGTCGCTCTACTCCCTGACCAAATATGTCGGCGGACACAGCGACCTCATCGCCGGCGCGGTCATCGGCTCCGCCGTAGCGCTCAAACCGATACGCGCCATGCGCAGCGCGATCGGGACGCAACTCGATCCGCATTCCTGCTGGATGCTCACCCGCTCTCTCGAGACGCTATCGCTGCGCATGGCGCGGGCCGCCAGCAACGCCGAGATCGTCGCGCGTTTTCTTGCCGGGCATCCGCAGATCGCCAGCGTGCACTACCCGCCGCTGCTTGCGGACGATCATCCCGCGCGCCAGCTCATGGCGCGTCAGTCAACATCGGCGGGCTCGACATTTTCCTTCGAGGTGAAGGGTGGACAGGCGGAAGCCTTCGCCTTTCTCAACCGCCTGCAGATATTCAAGCTGGCCGTCAGCCTCGGCGGCACGGAGTCGCTTGTCTGCCATCCCGCGACAACGGTGCATTCGGGACTGAGCGAGGCGGCGCGACGCGAGATCGGCATTACGCCGGCGCTGATCCGACTTTCGATCGGCATCGAGCATCCAGACGACCTGCTGGCGGACCTTCAGCAGGCGTTCGGCTGA
- a CDS encoding SGNH/GDSL hydrolase family protein: protein MQNSGASRSVKIAAFLFSAAIFVAAVAALDMTVSKLVPTGVNEADPKLGWRLKKNVTYRREKTTFAGRKYDVTLATDEYGTRTFGARRTAPIRILVLGDSFTGEPYASNDQMWYAALVRRLAELTGRPLDDFYVVAAASGGYGTLQTLLLSQEVKQFYTPTLLIHQFCDNDFSNNSFAQEQKSVVLNQWMQRPYLATDRETIVWHEGTLARLYRAMLYRSALFGVFDRALQVSLSSHYGGYLMIKEKDKDAYLREVRAATYDPEAIDLTRFLLAKLRRTFENVPAAMFDCPIEPTSVNSIWVDAARTAGFTPITAPSDDLLTAKARGELDLFATDGAHLSDTGNEVMGRVLAQEILSLGLIQNR, encoded by the coding sequence ATGCAAAATTCCGGCGCATCGCGCAGCGTGAAAATCGCTGCGTTCCTGTTCAGCGCGGCAATTTTCGTCGCCGCTGTCGCCGCGCTCGACATGACGGTCTCAAAACTCGTTCCCACCGGCGTCAATGAAGCTGACCCGAAACTGGGCTGGCGGCTGAAGAAGAACGTTACCTATCGCCGCGAGAAGACGACCTTCGCGGGACGCAAATACGATGTCACACTTGCGACGGACGAATATGGGACCCGCACCTTCGGCGCCAGGCGCACTGCGCCGATCCGCATTCTCGTCCTTGGCGATTCCTTCACCGGGGAGCCCTACGCCTCGAACGACCAGATGTGGTATGCGGCCCTTGTCCGGCGGCTCGCGGAGCTGACGGGCCGGCCGCTCGATGATTTTTACGTGGTCGCCGCGGCTTCGGGCGGCTATGGCACCTTGCAGACCCTGCTCCTGTCGCAGGAAGTGAAGCAGTTCTACACGCCGACGCTCCTCATCCATCAATTCTGCGACAACGACTTCAGCAACAACAGTTTCGCGCAGGAGCAGAAATCCGTCGTCCTGAACCAGTGGATGCAGCGGCCCTATCTTGCGACCGATCGCGAGACGATCGTCTGGCACGAGGGAACGCTTGCGCGCCTCTATCGCGCAATGCTCTATCGCTCCGCTCTGTTCGGCGTGTTCGACCGCGCCTTGCAGGTGTCCCTGTCCAGCCATTACGGCGGCTACCTCATGATCAAGGAGAAGGACAAGGACGCGTATCTCAGGGAGGTGCGCGCGGCCACTTATGATCCGGAGGCGATCGACCTCACGCGCTTCCTGCTCGCAAAGCTTCGCAGGACATTCGAGAATGTGCCGGCGGCGATGTTCGATTGCCCGATCGAACCCACGTCGGTCAACAGCATCTGGGTGGACGCCGCAAGGACTGCGGGCTTCACGCCGATCACGGCGCCATCGGACGATCTTCTCACGGCCAAGGCGCGTGGCGAACTCGACCTGTTCGCCACGGACGGCGCGCATCTCTCGGATACGGGCAACGAGGTGATGGGCCGGGTGCTTGCGCAGGAAATCCTGTCGCTGGGCCTCATCCAGAACAGATGA
- a CDS encoding PP2C family protein-serine/threonine phosphatase: MSDSTESKIGFAEDDTSEAILALLPGARQIDLAPETLLVRQGERTDAAFYLEQGAVLVYAETAYGETPLATLTAPRLIGEIGALAALPRTASIKAATHARLYEITRPQLLELGLQSPQLLLSAIEQLGQRIASVNEALAVYSDALGALENRQFNSGILEDLDNPPPALASFAAAFRRFANEIVGKRRQQDEMASAALIQQSFLPKDDALNKARADIEVAGRIRPTRQVGGDFYDFFLLDDDRLAFSIGDVCGKGTPASLFTSIVVTLLRTVGRDRREVADVIARANSLLCADNEATMFATVFFGVLDLRSGELTYANCGHVAPVHLSAQGEMRRLKPTGLPLAIDAGRVARTETCRLEPGEKLILITDGVTEAMNAAKEEFGDARFIDAVTQGAGAPPREMLSTLFAVVDAFAAGVEQADDIGCLIVERKPGA; the protein is encoded by the coding sequence ATGTCAGACAGTACAGAAAGCAAGATCGGCTTCGCCGAGGACGACACATCGGAAGCCATTCTGGCGCTCCTCCCCGGCGCGCGACAAATTGATCTTGCGCCCGAAACCCTGCTCGTCCGCCAGGGCGAGCGGACCGACGCCGCCTTCTATCTCGAGCAGGGCGCGGTGCTCGTCTACGCCGAAACCGCCTATGGCGAGACGCCGCTCGCGACCCTCACGGCGCCGCGGCTCATCGGCGAGATCGGCGCCCTCGCGGCGCTTCCGCGCACGGCCAGCATCAAGGCGGCGACCCATGCGCGGCTCTATGAAATCACACGCCCGCAGCTTCTCGAACTCGGGCTCCAGTCGCCACAGCTGCTGCTCTCGGCCATCGAGCAGCTTGGACAGCGCATCGCCTCGGTGAATGAAGCGCTCGCCGTCTATTCGGACGCGCTCGGCGCGCTCGAAAATCGGCAGTTCAACAGCGGCATCCTCGAGGACCTCGACAATCCGCCGCCCGCGCTCGCCTCTTTCGCGGCCGCCTTTCGCCGCTTCGCCAATGAGATCGTCGGCAAGCGGCGCCAGCAAGACGAAATGGCGAGCGCCGCCCTGATCCAGCAATCCTTCCTTCCGAAAGACGACGCTTTGAACAAGGCGCGCGCCGATATCGAGGTCGCCGGCAGGATCAGGCCAACGCGACAGGTCGGCGGGGACTTCTATGATTTTTTTCTGCTCGACGACGATCGCCTCGCCTTCTCCATCGGCGACGTCTGCGGCAAGGGGACGCCGGCGAGTCTCTTCACCTCCATCGTCGTCACGCTGCTGCGCACCGTCGGTCGCGATCGGCGGGAGGTGGCGGACGTCATCGCGCGCGCGAACAGCCTGCTTTGCGCCGACAATGAGGCGACCATGTTCGCCACTGTCTTTTTCGGCGTGCTGGATTTACGCAGCGGCGAGTTGACCTATGCGAATTGCGGCCATGTCGCGCCGGTGCATCTGTCGGCGCAGGGGGAGATGCGGCGCCTCAAGCCCACCGGCCTGCCACTGGCGATCGACGCGGGCCGCGTCGCCAGAACCGAGACGTGTCGGCTCGAACCCGGCGAGAAGCTCATCCTGATTACGGATGGCGTAACAGAAGCGATGAACGCTGCGAAAGAGGAGTTCGGCGACGCGCGCTTTATCGACGCTGTGACGCAAGGGGCCGGCGCCCCGCCCCGCGAAATGCTCTCAACGCTCTTCGCCGTCGTCGACGCCTTTGCGGCGGGCGTCGAACAGGCGGACGACATCGGCTGTCTCATCGTGGAAAGAAAGCCCGGCGCCTGA